A section of the Dehalobacter sp. DCM genome encodes:
- a CDS encoding hemolysin family protein, with amino-acid sequence MITGILFLIILIALNAFFAASEIALISLNDNKIKLMAEEGDKTAKILVGLLGEPSRFLATIQIGITFAGFLASAFASEYFSDPLVQLLVRWGVPVSETVIKTISVIGITIILSYFSLVMGELVPKRIAMNRAERIAWIAAKPLYLLSKVASPFVKLLTVSMNFFVRLFGVDPNAENEQVTEEEIRMMVDVGEEKGTIHETEKVMINNVFEFNNKTVSEVMTHRTDIAALAIDASLDEVIAFVNSEKYSRIPVYEDNIDNIIGVLHSKYLFQYLVNHKSSESFTLRDVIRQPYFVPDSKRTDELFKELQQKKTHLAVIIDEYGGTAGIVTLEDLIEEIVGNIFDEDDEFEQEFEKLDDNTYMIFGSTSLDTVVEYLDVELPIEEYDTLSGFLVGQLGRIPENEEKPTVEFNGLVFKVEKVDEKRIAKVKVCRA; translated from the coding sequence GTGATTACCGGTATCTTATTTTTGATCATACTTATCGCATTAAACGCGTTCTTTGCAGCGTCTGAAATTGCATTGATATCTTTAAATGACAATAAAATAAAACTGATGGCCGAAGAAGGGGACAAGACAGCGAAAATATTGGTGGGTCTCCTGGGAGAGCCGAGTCGATTTCTGGCAACGATCCAGATCGGGATCACCTTTGCCGGGTTCCTGGCCAGTGCGTTTGCGTCGGAATACTTTTCCGATCCATTAGTTCAGCTTTTAGTACGCTGGGGAGTGCCTGTTTCAGAGACGGTTATCAAAACAATATCTGTTATCGGCATCACCATTATCCTCTCCTATTTTTCGCTTGTTATGGGCGAGCTTGTCCCTAAACGAATTGCAATGAATCGGGCTGAACGCATTGCCTGGATTGCTGCAAAACCGCTATATCTATTATCAAAAGTTGCCTCACCTTTCGTAAAACTGCTGACTGTATCCATGAATTTTTTTGTCAGGTTGTTCGGGGTTGATCCAAATGCTGAAAATGAGCAGGTCACAGAAGAAGAAATCCGTATGATGGTGGATGTCGGTGAGGAAAAAGGGACGATTCATGAGACAGAAAAAGTCATGATCAATAATGTCTTTGAATTTAATAATAAGACTGTATCCGAGGTCATGACCCATCGGACCGATATCGCCGCCTTAGCGATCGATGCCTCACTTGATGAGGTAATCGCTTTTGTTAACAGTGAAAAATACTCCCGCATACCCGTTTATGAAGATAATATCGATAATATTATCGGGGTGCTGCATTCCAAATATCTATTCCAATATCTTGTCAACCACAAAAGCTCAGAAAGTTTTACCCTGCGCGATGTTATACGCCAGCCTTACTTCGTTCCTGATTCGAAGCGCACGGATGAATTGTTTAAAGAGCTGCAGCAGAAAAAGACCCATTTAGCCGTTATTATTGATGAATATGGCGGCACCGCGGGTATCGTTACGCTGGAGGATTTGATCGAGGAAATCGTCGGTAATATATTTGACGAAGATGACGAGTTTGAACAGGAATTTGAAAAATTAGATGATAATACGTATATGATTTTTGGCTCGACGAGTCTGGATACGGTAGTGGAATACCTTGATGTGGAACTGCCAATCGAGGAATATGATACGTTAAGTGGTTTCCTTGTAGGCCAATTAGGACGGATTCCCGAGAATGAAGAGAAACCCACAGTCGAATTCAACGGACTGGTCTTTAAGGTCGAGAAGGTGGATGAAAAAAGAATTGCTAAAGTCAAGGTCTGCAGGGCGTAA
- a CDS encoding ArsR/SmtB family transcription factor encodes MDEIINLLSILSDKTRLRIVLLLMERELCVCEIFAALNMSQPRVSRQLAILKQCRLIKDRRVGKWIYYHIDNNTEADYLRSIVSLLVSWLKDDPEYKQDQLMVDYVKQYPCCISEVE; translated from the coding sequence TTGGACGAAATTATCAATCTGCTAAGCATACTATCCGATAAAACCAGACTGCGGATTGTATTATTGCTTATGGAGCGGGAACTTTGTGTCTGTGAGATATTTGCCGCACTGAATATGTCACAGCCTCGGGTATCCAGACAGCTCGCCATCCTCAAACAATGCCGGCTTATAAAAGACAGAAGGGTTGGGAAGTGGATATACTATCATATTGATAACAATACGGAGGCGGACTATTTGAGGAGTATCGTTTCCCTCCTGGTATCATGGCTCAAAGACGACCCGGAATATAAACAAGATCAGCTGATGGTGGATTATGTGAAGCAATATCCCTGCTGTATATCGGAGGTAGAATAG
- the hgcA gene encoding mercury methylation corrinoid protein HgcA, which produces MEERSMIILPMLQTTCLTEYDLQDPIITGEIKTPAGLVPKVSTVLSRKDIIGAWKARWGINRMTYRINPGIYAIGDPDDASPIFVSANYKMSFDVLRRELNGMSAWILVLDTKGINVWCASGKGTFGTAEIVNKVNKTKLSQIVQHRTLILPQLGAPGTSAHKVLKQCGFKVVYGPVRASDIKDYMAAGMQASDDMRAVRFTMVDRFVLTPIELVGTLKRSLLIFGVLFMINLIRANAFGVVDFYAYVGAILMGCVLTPVLLPWIPGRAFAFKGWLLGLVWTLVVLGLSGWPAESALSIVRSIGYLLVLPSISAYLAMNFTGASTYTSISGVMKEMRKAVPPIIITSCLGAVMILMDSLFLL; this is translated from the coding sequence ATGGAAGAAAGATCAATGATTATCTTACCCATGCTTCAGACAACGTGTCTGACCGAATATGATCTTCAAGACCCGATAATCACCGGAGAAATAAAAACTCCCGCCGGTCTGGTACCCAAGGTGTCAACAGTGCTTTCAAGGAAGGATATCATCGGAGCATGGAAAGCGCGTTGGGGAATTAACCGGATGACGTATCGGATCAATCCGGGTATCTATGCGATTGGCGACCCAGATGATGCCTCCCCGATTTTTGTCAGTGCCAATTATAAAATGAGCTTTGATGTACTTCGAAGAGAATTGAATGGCATGAGCGCCTGGATATTGGTACTGGATACCAAAGGGATCAATGTGTGGTGTGCTTCAGGAAAAGGTACTTTCGGCACGGCAGAGATCGTGAACAAGGTGAATAAGACAAAACTTAGCCAGATCGTTCAGCATCGGACATTAATCCTGCCTCAGCTTGGCGCTCCAGGAACAAGCGCCCATAAGGTTCTGAAACAATGCGGGTTCAAGGTCGTTTACGGTCCGGTCAGAGCATCCGATATCAAAGACTATATGGCAGCAGGAATGCAAGCATCTGACGACATGCGGGCCGTACGCTTTACAATGGTTGACCGTTTCGTGCTGACGCCGATCGAGTTAGTCGGCACCTTAAAAAGATCCCTGCTTATCTTTGGTGTGTTATTTATGATTAATCTGATCCGGGCAAATGCCTTCGGAGTGGTTGATTTTTATGCGTATGTGGGTGCCATTCTTATGGGCTGTGTGTTGACACCGGTTCTCCTTCCATGGATACCTGGCCGCGCGTTTGCTTTTAAGGGCTGGCTATTAGGGTTGGTTTGGACGCTTGTCGTCTTAGGGCTTAGCGGCTGGCCGGCAGAATCTGCCCTCAGCATCGTCCGTTCTATCGGCTATTTATTGGTACTGCCATCGATCTCAGCCTATCTAGCGATGAATTTTACCGGCGCTTCCACGTACACGTCCATTTCCGGTGTGATGAAGGAGATGAGAAAAGCTGTTCCACCGATTATCATCACTTCCTGTTTGGGTGCAGTAATGATTCTGATGGACAGCTTATTCCTGTTATAA
- the hgcB gene encoding mercury methylation ferredoxin HgcB has product MAMKHHYLKNVSTLRLLEEKCTGCGRCMEVCPHQVFAIKNDKSEIIDKNSCMECGACANNCPFEAIEVKSGVGCASAVIKGWLTGTEPTCGCSDEGGSCC; this is encoded by the coding sequence TTGGCTATGAAGCATCACTATCTTAAAAATGTGTCGACATTGCGACTTCTGGAAGAAAAATGCACCGGCTGCGGGCGATGCATGGAGGTATGTCCTCATCAGGTTTTTGCAATAAAAAACGATAAATCGGAAATCATAGACAAAAACAGCTGTATGGAATGCGGCGCATGTGCCAATAATTGTCCGTTTGAGGCTATCGAAGTTAAGTCCGGCGTTGGCTGCGCTTCGGCAGTGATCAAAGGCTGGCTGACGGGGACAGAACCTACCTGCGGCTGTTCTGACGAAGGCGGCAGCTGCTGCTGA